One Candidatus Poribacteria bacterium DNA window includes the following coding sequences:
- a CDS encoding phytanoyl-CoA dioxygenase family protein — translation MLRLLPDVGERRDLRLSEERVREAARTVHEDGFVIMEGVIAPEHLDALREKMDADLQTLLTAKTLPVNFNRGHLQQDPPPFAPYVFRDVVANPFAVQVAREVFGGGFANTFYSGNTNLPGTEAQPVHADSGQLWKGMTVGHPPAQLVVNVVVEDVTERNGSVELWPGTHLIPEVGRGDDIKVDPITLEARRRAAPPVRGNLAKGDMLLRDIRLWHGGTPNRSDRPRQMIALIYTIGWMDRGRPLRFNKGCEAAFEDCGFDPNVEFTDEPIDYVFRNHPYDYAG, via the coding sequence ATGCTGAGGCTACTACCCGATGTGGGCGAGAGGCGCGACCTGCGTCTGTCGGAGGAGCGCGTCCGCGAGGCGGCGAGAACGGTTCACGAGGACGGGTTCGTCATCATGGAGGGTGTCATCGCGCCGGAGCATCTCGACGCGCTGCGCGAGAAGATGGACGCCGACCTGCAAACGCTGCTGACCGCGAAGACGCTGCCGGTGAACTTCAATCGCGGGCATCTGCAGCAGGACCCGCCGCCCTTCGCGCCGTACGTCTTCCGCGATGTCGTCGCCAATCCGTTCGCCGTGCAGGTGGCGCGGGAAGTGTTCGGGGGCGGTTTTGCCAATACGTTCTACAGCGGGAACACGAATCTGCCCGGCACCGAAGCGCAGCCCGTCCACGCGGATTCGGGGCAGCTCTGGAAGGGCATGACCGTCGGGCACCCACCGGCGCAGCTCGTCGTGAACGTTGTTGTAGAAGATGTCACCGAGCGGAACGGAAGCGTCGAGCTTTGGCCCGGGACCCACCTGATTCCAGAGGTCGGGCGTGGCGACGACATCAAGGTCGATCCGATCACGCTCGAAGCGCGGCGGCGGGCTGCGCCTCCGGTGCGCGGGAACCTCGCCAAGGGCGACATGCTGCTCCGCGACATCCGCCTTTGGCACGGCGGCACGCCGAACCGATCCGACCGCCCTCGGCAGATGATCGCGCTCATCTACACGATTGGCTGGATGGATCGCGGCCGCCCGCTGCGGTTCAACAAGGGGTGCGAGGCGGCATTCGAAGATTGCGGGTTCGACCCGAACGTCGAGTTCACGGACGAGCCCATCGACTACGTCTTCCGCAACCATCCCTATGACTATGCTGGGTGA
- a CDS encoding phosphoenolpyruvate hydrolase family protein, which yields MRIVRDEIRRRLQAHVEQGRPIIGAGAGTGISAKCAEAGGVDLIIIYNSGRYRMAGRGSLAGLMPYGDANQIVVDMASEVLPVVKDTPVLAGVCGTDPFRLMGVFLRQLDAIGFSGVQNFPTVGLIDGAFRQDLEDTGMGYDLEVQMIATAHELGLFTSPYVFNEDEARQMAQAGADLLVAHVGLTTKGTIGAQNAMTIQEAADRVQTIHDAAKAVNPGVYVICHGGPISEPEDAAYVLSHTKGIVGFFGASSMERLPTELAITEQVRRFKNLAV from the coding sequence ATGCGGATTGTGCGGGACGAGATTCGCCGGAGACTTCAGGCACACGTGGAACAGGGGCGACCGATCATCGGCGCGGGAGCGGGGACGGGCATCTCGGCGAAGTGCGCTGAAGCCGGCGGCGTTGATCTCATCATCATCTACAACTCGGGACGGTACAGGATGGCTGGGCGCGGCTCGCTCGCGGGGCTCATGCCCTACGGCGACGCGAACCAGATCGTCGTCGACATGGCGAGCGAAGTCCTGCCGGTCGTCAAGGACACGCCGGTCCTCGCCGGAGTGTGCGGGACGGACCCCTTCCGGCTGATGGGCGTGTTCCTGCGCCAGTTGGACGCCATCGGGTTCTCCGGCGTGCAGAACTTCCCCACCGTCGGACTCATCGACGGCGCGTTCCGGCAGGACCTCGAAGACACAGGCATGGGCTACGATCTGGAAGTCCAGATGATCGCTACGGCGCACGAGCTCGGGCTGTTCACGTCGCCGTACGTGTTCAACGAGGACGAGGCGCGCCAGATGGCGCAAGCCGGCGCCGATCTGCTCGTGGCGCACGTCGGACTGACGACCAAGGGAACCATCGGCGCGCAGAACGCGATGACGATCCAGGAGGCAGCGGATCGTGTGCAGACGATCCACGATGCCGCGAAGGCTGTCAACCCGGGCGTCTACGTGATCTGCCACGGCGGACCCATCTCCGAGCCGGAGGACGCCGCCTACGTGCTGTCGCACACGAAAGGCATCGTCGGATTCTTCGGCGCGTCGTCGATGGAAAGGCTCCCGACGGAACTGGCGATTACCGAACAGGTGCGGCGGTTCAAGAACCTGGCAGTCTAG
- a CDS encoding UPF0261 family protein, whose protein sequence is MATIAVVGAFDTKGEEYAFIQRIIRERGHGTLLVHTGVFEAKGVTPDVSNAEVAHAGGADLADLQAKKDRGSAMKAMSEGIAVVLRRLYDERRFSGAIGMGGTGGTAVITSGMRALPIGVPKLMVSTAASGNTSVYVGTRDITMIPSVVDVAGINRVSRSIFAQAAGAICGMVETTVDAPADEKPIIVASMFGNTTACVDRCRESLTGQGYEVLVFHATGTGGKTMESLVEDGLVAGVLDITTTEWADELCGGVFTAGPTRLDAPGSRGVPHLIVPGCVDMVNFGPRDTVPAKYDGRLLYEWNPSVTLMRTTPDENAQMGRIFAEKANAATGPVAFLLPLRGVSILDSEGQLFWSPEADGAIFEAIRQNVRQGIPVVELGANINDPAFADEAVRMLLGMM, encoded by the coding sequence ATGGCGACGATCGCCGTCGTCGGCGCGTTTGACACAAAGGGCGAAGAGTACGCGTTCATCCAGCGGATCATCCGCGAGCGAGGACACGGGACGCTGCTAGTCCACACGGGCGTGTTCGAGGCAAAGGGCGTGACCCCGGATGTGTCGAACGCCGAGGTCGCGCACGCGGGCGGCGCCGACCTCGCCGACCTCCAGGCGAAGAAGGACCGCGGCTCTGCGATGAAGGCGATGAGCGAAGGCATCGCCGTCGTCCTGCGGCGTCTCTACGACGAGAGGCGATTCAGCGGCGCGATCGGCATGGGCGGAACCGGCGGAACCGCCGTTATCACTTCGGGCATGAGGGCGCTACCGATCGGCGTCCCAAAGCTCATGGTCTCGACGGCGGCTTCGGGGAACACATCCGTCTACGTCGGAACGCGCGATATCACGATGATTCCGTCGGTTGTGGACGTGGCAGGCATCAACCGCGTCAGCCGGAGCATCTTCGCGCAGGCTGCAGGCGCGATCTGCGGGATGGTCGAGACGACGGTCGATGCGCCGGCGGACGAGAAGCCGATCATCGTCGCGTCGATGTTCGGGAACACGACGGCGTGCGTCGACCGATGCCGCGAATCGCTGACCGGGCAAGGCTACGAAGTGCTCGTGTTCCACGCCACGGGAACCGGCGGCAAGACGATGGAGAGCCTCGTCGAGGACGGACTCGTCGCAGGCGTCTTGGACATCACGACGACCGAGTGGGCCGACGAGCTCTGCGGCGGGGTGTTCACGGCGGGACCGACGCGTCTCGACGCTCCCGGGTCCCGTGGCGTACCGCACCTGATCGTTCCCGGATGCGTCGATATGGTCAACTTCGGACCCAGAGACACCGTCCCGGCGAAGTACGACGGACGCCTGCTCTACGAGTGGAACCCCAGCGTGACGCTGATGCGCACGACGCCCGACGAGAACGCGCAGATGGGGCGCATCTTCGCGGAGAAGGCGAACGCCGCGACGGGACCCGTCGCGTTCCTGCTGCCGTTGCGGGGCGTGTCGATCCTCGACAGCGAGGGGCAGCTCTTCTGGTCGCCCGAAGCGGACGGCGCGATATTCGAAGCCATCCGGCAGAACGTGCGACAGGGGATTCCAGTCGTCGAGTTGGGCGCGAACATCAACGATCCGGCATTTGCCGACGAAGCGGTTCGGATGCTCTTGGGGATGATGTAG
- the phoH gene encoding phosphate starvation-inducible protein PhoH has translation MPRHESVRIGLQNIAEAQQLFGQQDSFLRLIEQRFQARVLLRSDSLEVVGVPHAVATVVDIVEELLELIRAGHRLQIQDVRTAIRAAQTSTGSSERRTEEDVDKPSAVSASPSDGFPVLSVSSKRGPIRPRSPRQAAYVEAIHAYDLVFGIGPAGTGKTYLAMAMAASALKAGIVDRIIMTRPAVEAGEKLGFLPGDLQAKVDPYLRPLYDALYDMFPLRVVEQYVERGVIEIAPLAFMRGRTLNRSFVVLDEAQNATIAQMKMFLTRLGFDSKAVVTGDITQSDLPQGSRSGLVDAVGVLSNIDGISIIQFTTADVVRHELVQRIVEAYAANEQGADSDNGQPSRLTSTGTESS, from the coding sequence TTGCCGCGGCATGAGTCGGTTCGGATTGGCTTACAGAACATCGCAGAAGCGCAACAGCTCTTCGGGCAACAAGACAGTTTCCTGCGCCTGATCGAGCAGCGATTCCAGGCGCGTGTGCTTCTGCGAAGCGATTCGCTCGAAGTCGTTGGCGTGCCCCACGCGGTCGCCACGGTCGTCGACATCGTCGAGGAACTGCTGGAGCTGATCCGCGCGGGTCACCGATTGCAGATTCAGGACGTCCGCACGGCGATCCGCGCCGCGCAGACCTCGACGGGAAGCAGCGAGCGACGCACCGAAGAGGACGTTGACAAACCTTCTGCCGTCTCGGCGTCGCCGAGCGACGGCTTTCCCGTGCTCTCGGTGAGTTCGAAGCGGGGACCCATTCGGCCACGCTCGCCCCGACAGGCAGCGTACGTCGAAGCGATTCATGCGTATGACCTCGTGTTCGGTATCGGTCCCGCTGGCACAGGCAAGACGTACCTCGCCATGGCGATGGCGGCATCCGCGCTCAAGGCGGGGATCGTCGACCGGATCATCATGACTCGTCCTGCCGTTGAGGCGGGCGAGAAGCTCGGGTTCCTGCCAGGAGATCTGCAGGCGAAGGTCGATCCCTACCTCCGCCCGCTGTATGATGCGCTCTACGACATGTTTCCGTTGCGCGTCGTCGAGCAGTACGTCGAGCGTGGAGTCATTGAGATCGCGCCGCTTGCGTTCATGCGAGGTCGTACGCTCAACCGCTCATTCGTCGTGCTCGACGAGGCGCAGAACGCGACGATCGCGCAGATGAAGATGTTCCTGACGCGTCTAGGGTTCGACTCGAAGGCTGTCGTCACAGGCGATATCACGCAGAGCGACCTGCCCCAGGGATCGCGTTCGGGTCTGGTGGATGCCGTGGGCGTGCTCTCCAACATCGACGGGATCTCGATCATTCAGTTCACGACCGCTGATGTTGTCCGTCACGAGCTGGTGCAGCGGATCGTCGAAGCGTATGCTGCGAATGAGCAGGGCGCCGATAGCGACAACGGGCAGCCGTCCCGCCTCACGTCTACTGGAACGGAGTCCTCGTGA